The DNA window CGCAGGCTCTCGACGTACGGGGTGATGTCCATGTGCACCACGATGACATCATCGTGACGTCACGTCAAGTGTGAAGTGACGTCAGATGACGCCAGGTGACGTCACCTGGCTTCACCCGACGTGGGCGAGGCGCCGATGGGTTTGTGGACGGAGGCTGATGGGCACGAGGTCCGGTGGTCCCTCCGGGAGTTCACCACCGGATCGGTGCACGAGAGGCGCACTCAATGTCGAGTCCGACAGTCCTGGCCAGCACGCTCATCGACGCCAAGTTCGTCGACTACCTGATCATCCTTCTGTACTTCGGGGTCGTGATGGGCATCGGGCTGCTGGCCCGACGCCAGGTCTCGGACTCGCTCGACTTCTTCCTGTCCGGGCGATCACTGCCCGCCTGGGTCACCGGCCTGGCGTTCATCTCCGCCAACCTCGGCGCGGTCGAGATCATGGGCATGTCGGCCAACGGCGCGCAGTTCGGCCTGCCGGCCGTCCACTATTTCTGGGTCGGCGCGATCCCCGCGATGCTCTTCCTCGGCGTCGTGATGATGCCGTTCTACTACGGCTCCAAGGTGCGCTCGGTCCCCGAGTTCATGTTCCGCCGGTTCGGCACCGGCGCCCACCTGGTCAACTCGATCTCGTTCGCGGTGGCGCAGCTGCTGATCGCGGGCATCAACCTCTTCCTGCTCGGCAGCATCGTGCACGCGCTGCTCGGCTGGCCGCTGTGGGTCGCCCTGATCGTCGCCGCCGTCATCGTGCTCTCCTACATCACCCTCGGCGGCCTGAGCGCCGCGATCTACAACGAGGTGCTGCAGTTCTTCGTGATCGTGGCCGCGCTGCTGCCGCTCACCCTGATCGGCCTGCACCGGGTCGGTGGCTGGGACGGCCTGACCGACGGCATCACCAAGGCCGCCGACGCGAACCCCGGCACCGTGGCGCCTGCTGCCGACCAGCTCAACTCCTGGCCGGGCAACGCGCTGACCGGCTTCACCTCGGACTTCTGGTCGGTCGTCGGCATCGTCTTCGGCCTCGGCTTCGTGCTCTCCTTCGGCTACTGGACGACCAACTTCGTCGAGGTCCAGCGAGCGATGGCCTCCAACTCGATCTCGTCGGCGCGCAAGACCCCGATCATCGGCGCCTTCCCGAAGATGTTCATCCCCTTCATCACGATCATCCCCGGCATGATCGCGGCGGTGCTGGTCACCGACATCGCGAAGGTCAAGGCGGGGGAGGCGGTCGCAGGCGGGGCCTCGGGGGAGGGAGTG is part of the Nocardioides conyzicola genome and encodes:
- a CDS encoding sodium:solute symporter family protein; translated protein: MSSPTVLASTLIDAKFVDYLIILLYFGVVMGIGLLARRQVSDSLDFFLSGRSLPAWVTGLAFISANLGAVEIMGMSANGAQFGLPAVHYFWVGAIPAMLFLGVVMMPFYYGSKVRSVPEFMFRRFGTGAHLVNSISFAVAQLLIAGINLFLLGSIVHALLGWPLWVALIVAAVIVLSYITLGGLSAAIYNEVLQFFVIVAALLPLTLIGLHRVGGWDGLTDGITKAADANPGTVAPAADQLNSWPGNALTGFTSDFWSVVGIVFGLGFVLSFGYWTTNFVEVQRAMASNSISSARKTPIIGAFPKMFIPFITIIPGMIAAVLVTDIAKVKAGEAVAGGASGEGVTYNDSLLLLMRDVLPNGLLGVAIAGLLAAFMAGMAANISAFNTVWSYDLWQRYVVKDRSDEYYLLVGRIATVAAVVIAIFTASLASNFSNIMNYLQTLFGFFNAPLFATFILGMFWKRMTPTAGWVGLVAGTVSAVAVAFLSEDAFGSWSTGAIPIGGQGASFVAAGAAFVVDILLSIVVSLVTKPKEASELRGLVYSETPREDLVDPDEAARPWYQRTLPLAGIALVLVIILNLIF